The Lewinellaceae bacterium genome has a segment encoding these proteins:
- a CDS encoding ThiF family adenylyltransferase, with amino-acid sequence MDIQANDLNFYNNFFGSYSDIKLVKKFSYEKKIHSFNGEINLGLSGVETSFKVCIPEDYPFKEIKFYCKNHQGYPHQNYDQAVCLNTTFVNHLYTRLELDVESLKGWVSKYILENEEDEFYEYIPGKYEGLVNFIFEEGELKPDRFLKEKFGVMQYSVLNYQTNEENKISNITALCQEVGNVKMEWSNAYQDKEKFLGLWLFLEQEPVVKKKERFENWNELLPVLPENFLLYLENFRKKTANAKIGKKTFRNNILIAVGYKIPSNEGPDKFEIHWDLVLFSKKEFPKKRKYLRDLKDYSGKIHWEQSYNASYNRFFGRGALTSKITAGKILILGTGAIGSTLAETLVRGGLRKLDLDDTDIVEPGNICRSSYSFSQVGGPKSSLLKLLLEEISPFIEINASGVIQPISKKSKDYLDLEKKLNDYDYIFDCSANNGIIQMLSDMDLKSKVYYISMTNKAKEMLCITSGDCQSMIERRNQMLFSLSSAHQPEFREGTGCWHPTFEAAFFDINQLLNYVIKKINVSEALNLPSKSFYTFYRDEVILSSFDTKYYQKELGLVFTIESNCLDKIYELIWDHYPKEFGGIMIGSYINNNKEVIVSDIIVPSDYRSSSRGFQPNPEDLNLKLKGIDEKYDGKLFYVGDWHSHPGGSNQFSSPDLQSITRVAKSSKVNTHNPILLIASFGENYFDPGVYVFFKNQLHKYQREN; translated from the coding sequence ATGGATATACAGGCAAATGATTTAAACTTTTATAACAATTTTTTTGGAAGTTATTCTGATATTAAATTAGTTAAAAAGTTTTCGTACGAAAAAAAAATCCATTCGTTTAATGGAGAAATTAATTTGGGTTTAAGTGGTGTTGAAACCTCATTCAAAGTTTGTATTCCAGAAGATTACCCTTTTAAAGAAATTAAATTTTATTGTAAAAATCATCAAGGGTATCCCCATCAAAATTATGATCAGGCGGTATGTTTAAATACTACCTTTGTCAATCATCTATACACACGGCTAGAACTTGATGTCGAAAGCTTAAAAGGTTGGGTAAGTAAATATATTTTAGAAAATGAGGAAGATGAGTTTTACGAGTATATCCCTGGAAAATATGAAGGACTAGTCAATTTTATTTTTGAAGAAGGTGAATTAAAGCCAGATAGATTTTTGAAGGAGAAGTTTGGAGTAATGCAATATTCTGTATTAAATTATCAGACCAATGAAGAAAATAAAATTAGTAACATAACAGCACTTTGTCAAGAAGTAGGCAATGTTAAAATGGAGTGGTCAAACGCTTATCAGGATAAAGAAAAATTTCTGGGATTATGGTTGTTTTTGGAGCAGGAGCCAGTTGTCAAAAAGAAAGAAAGATTTGAAAATTGGAATGAACTCCTTCCTGTTTTACCCGAAAATTTTCTACTCTACTTAGAAAATTTTCGTAAAAAAACGGCTAATGCCAAAATAGGAAAAAAGACCTTTAGAAATAATATTCTTATTGCTGTAGGATATAAAATTCCATCGAATGAAGGACCAGATAAATTCGAGATTCATTGGGATCTAGTTTTGTTTTCTAAAAAGGAGTTTCCTAAAAAGCGAAAGTACCTCCGTGATTTGAAGGATTATAGTGGAAAGATTCATTGGGAACAGTCATATAATGCTTCCTATAATCGATTTTTTGGTCGTGGGGCTCTAACTAGTAAAATAACTGCCGGCAAAATTTTAATACTTGGCACAGGGGCAATAGGAAGTACTTTAGCTGAAACATTAGTGAGAGGAGGATTGAGAAAGTTAGATCTTGATGACACCGATATTGTAGAGCCAGGGAATATATGTAGAAGTAGTTATTCTTTTTCACAAGTTGGAGGGCCCAAATCATCATTGCTAAAACTTCTATTAGAAGAAATCTCACCTTTTATTGAAATCAATGCATCTGGTGTTATCCAACCTATTTCTAAAAAATCTAAAGATTATCTCGATTTAGAAAAAAAATTAAACGATTACGATTACATTTTCGATTGCTCTGCAAATAATGGAATCATTCAGATGTTGTCAGATATGGATCTGAAATCCAAAGTTTATTATATCTCCATGACAAATAAAGCGAAGGAGATGCTTTGTATTACAAGTGGGGATTGTCAAAGTATGATCGAAAGAAGGAACCAGATGCTCTTTTCCCTTAGCTCAGCTCATCAACCAGAATTTAGAGAAGGTACTGGTTGTTGGCACCCCACCTTTGAAGCAGCTTTTTTTGATATTAATCAACTTTTAAATTATGTCATAAAAAAAATAAACGTTTCAGAGGCCTTGAATTTACCATCCAAATCATTTTATACCTTTTATAGAGATGAGGTTATATTAAGCTCATTTGATACTAAATATTATCAAAAGGAATTAGGACTTGTGTTCACGATTGAAAGTAATTGCTTGGATAAAATTTATGAATTAATTTGGGATCATTATCCAAAAGAGTTCGGAGGCATTATGATTGGAAGTTATATCAATAATAACAAAGAGGTGATTGTATCTGACATCATAGTTCCTTCAGACTATAGGAGCAGCTCAAGAGGATTTCAGCCCAATCCAGAAGACCTAAATCTAAAATTAAAAGGTATTGATGAAAAATATGATGGTAAATTATTTTATGTAGGGGATTGGCATAGCCATCCTGGTGGGTCCAATCAATTTAGTAGCCCAGATTTACAATCCATAACAAGAGTAGCAAAATCTTCAAAGGTTAATACACATAATCCTATCCTGCTTATTGCTTCATTTGGAGAGAATTACTTTGATCCAGGAGTATATGTTTTCTTTAAAAATCAATTGCACAAATATCAAAGAGAAAATTAA
- a CDS encoding type I restriction endonuclease subunit R — protein sequence MKFNEDSRVKIPSILHLTRLGYEYLSLKGASWDVETNIFPEIFMDSVVKINDGLAKEDARRLLDDVSLMLDNEDLGKAFYERLVEKSGVRLIDFENFENNTFNVVTELTYKKDDEEFRPDVILLINGMPLVFLEVKKPNNLNGILAERDRINKRFQNKKFRRFVNITQVMLFSNNMEYDDGATTPIQGAFYAAASYQKPIFNYFREEEKLDLSQLLDAENEAIENRVLKDNNLVGIKNSEEFTTNKHPDTPTNRICTSLLSKDRLSFILQYAMTYVKEEKGIEKHIMRYPQLFATKAIEQKLNEGIKKGIIWHTQGSGKTALAFYNVKFLTDYYQKQGIVPKFYFIVDRLDLLIQAGREFRSRGLNVQNVNSRDEFARTIKSKKAVENDSGKPEITVVNIQKFKDDPNVIRSTDYNLNLQRIYFLDEVHRSYNPKGSFLANLKESDPNSIKIGLTGTPLLGEDYNSKLLFGDYLHKYYYNASIADGYTLRLIREDIETSYKLKLKKALEEIEILKGKGDRKLVFSHHRFVEPMLDYIVSDFEQKRIATGDNSIGAMVVCDSSDQAKMMFEIFNKKYGKSAYTEVQEALPMAAEPRLGYGDLKHSNSKVTSASLILHDIGTKESRKNEVEAFKEGKIDLLMVYNMLLTGFDAKRLKKLYLGRVIKSHNLLQALTRVNRTYKDFRFGYVVDFADIESEFDKTNKAYFDELQSELGDEMESYSNLFLTPEEIDAQIREIKEALFFFDTANAEKFSRQITQIEDRKQMLEITKALNEAKNLYNLIRLSGNYDLLDKLDFRKLTILSREANNHLALINTKEALENDVDNTNLLNIALEDVIFAFTKVREEELILADQLKNILQRTREGLGGNIDQTDPQFISLKEELERLFKKKNLNEVTKAEMEKNIVALESINKRSKELDRKNELIRAKYENDAKYARIHKRLMEKGDLTDSESQLFEALKGLKEDADNHILQNAKMLENESYIEKMMMRLVINQFKTKNHIPLNTEKSKFINGLVVKEYFNEFHGRAI from the coding sequence ATGAAATTCAACGAAGACTCAAGAGTGAAAATCCCCTCCATTTTACATTTGACCAGGTTGGGATACGAATACCTTTCTTTGAAAGGGGCCAGTTGGGATGTTGAAACCAATATTTTTCCAGAAATATTTATGGATAGTGTTGTTAAGATAAATGACGGACTTGCGAAAGAGGACGCCAGGCGTTTATTGGATGATGTTTCTTTGATGCTGGATAATGAGGATTTGGGTAAGGCTTTTTATGAAAGATTGGTGGAAAAATCCGGTGTCAGACTCATTGATTTTGAAAATTTTGAGAATAATACCTTTAATGTTGTTACCGAGCTGACTTACAAAAAGGATGACGAGGAATTTAGGCCGGATGTTATTCTGCTGATCAATGGGATGCCTTTGGTTTTTTTGGAGGTTAAGAAACCTAATAACTTAAATGGAATTTTAGCGGAGCGGGATAGAATCAATAAACGATTCCAAAATAAGAAATTCAGAAGGTTTGTCAATATCACCCAGGTGATGTTGTTTTCGAATAATATGGAGTATGATGACGGTGCCACTACGCCCATTCAGGGGGCCTTTTATGCCGCGGCTTCCTATCAAAAACCTATTTTCAACTATTTCCGGGAAGAAGAGAAATTGGATTTATCTCAATTGTTGGATGCTGAAAATGAGGCCATTGAAAACCGGGTCCTTAAGGACAATAATTTGGTCGGGATAAAAAATTCAGAGGAATTTACGACCAATAAACATCCGGATACACCTACCAACAGAATTTGTACTTCCTTGCTTAGCAAAGACCGTTTGTCCTTTATCCTTCAATATGCCATGACCTATGTGAAAGAGGAAAAGGGAATCGAAAAACACATCATGCGATATCCGCAATTGTTTGCGACCAAGGCGATTGAACAAAAATTGAACGAAGGCATTAAAAAAGGTATCATCTGGCATACGCAAGGAAGCGGAAAAACGGCCCTGGCTTTTTATAATGTTAAGTTTTTGACGGATTACTACCAAAAGCAAGGCATTGTCCCCAAGTTTTATTTTATCGTCGATCGATTGGATTTGTTGATTCAGGCAGGCAGAGAATTTAGGAGCCGTGGACTCAATGTGCAGAATGTCAATTCCAGAGATGAGTTTGCCCGCACCATAAAATCTAAAAAGGCGGTAGAGAACGATTCAGGAAAACCTGAGATTACGGTGGTCAACATCCAAAAATTCAAAGATGACCCTAATGTTATCCGCTCGACGGATTATAATTTAAACTTACAACGTATCTATTTCCTGGATGAGGTGCACCGCAGTTACAACCCCAAAGGCAGCTTTTTGGCTAATTTAAAGGAGTCTGACCCTAATTCAATAAAAATTGGATTGACCGGCACGCCACTCCTGGGCGAGGATTACAACTCTAAATTGCTTTTTGGGGACTACCTCCACAAGTACTATTATAATGCTTCTATCGCCGACGGATATACCTTGCGATTGATCAGGGAAGATATCGAAACGAGTTATAAACTCAAACTCAAAAAAGCCCTGGAGGAGATCGAAATATTAAAAGGCAAAGGGGACAGGAAATTAGTATTCTCACATCATCGATTTGTAGAACCAATGCTCGATTATATCGTGTCCGATTTTGAGCAAAAAAGGATTGCTACCGGGGACAATAGCATTGGTGCAATGGTGGTTTGTGATTCTTCGGATCAGGCAAAAATGATGTTTGAAATCTTTAATAAAAAGTATGGAAAGTCAGCCTATACTGAAGTTCAGGAAGCCCTTCCAATGGCCGCCGAACCACGATTGGGTTATGGCGACCTAAAGCATTCAAATTCAAAAGTCACCTCCGCCTCCCTCATTTTGCATGATATTGGCACCAAAGAATCCAGAAAGAACGAAGTGGAAGCTTTCAAGGAGGGTAAAATTGACCTGTTGATGGTTTACAATATGCTGCTGACAGGCTTTGATGCCAAACGATTAAAGAAACTGTACCTCGGTCGGGTGATTAAATCGCATAACCTTTTGCAGGCCCTGACGCGGGTCAACCGGACGTATAAAGATTTTAGATTCGGGTATGTGGTGGACTTTGCCGATATCGAAAGCGAATTTGATAAAACCAATAAAGCCTATTTTGACGAGCTGCAATCGGAATTGGGGGACGAAATGGAAAGTTATTCCAACTTGTTTTTAACGCCCGAGGAAATTGATGCTCAAATCAGGGAGATCAAAGAAGCTTTATTTTTCTTTGACACAGCCAATGCTGAAAAATTCTCCCGACAAATAACACAGATCGAAGATCGAAAGCAAATGCTGGAGATTACCAAAGCCTTGAATGAGGCAAAAAATCTATACAATCTGATCCGTTTATCCGGTAATTATGATTTACTGGACAAACTCGATTTCCGAAAATTGACCATTCTTTCCAGGGAAGCCAACAATCATTTGGCACTCATCAATACCAAGGAGGCTTTGGAAAACGATGTGGACAATACCAATTTATTGAACATCGCCCTGGAGGATGTGATCTTTGCTTTTACCAAAGTACGTGAAGAAGAGTTGATTCTGGCCGATCAATTAAAAAATATCCTTCAAAGAACCCGGGAAGGTTTGGGTGGCAATATAGACCAGACTGATCCTCAATTTATTTCTTTGAAAGAAGAGTTGGAACGCTTGTTTAAAAAGAAAAACCTAAATGAGGTGACCAAAGCCGAAATGGAAAAGAATATTGTAGCTTTGGAATCCATTAATAAAAGATCCAAAGAACTGGACCGCAAAAATGAATTGATCCGGGCGAAGTATGAAAACGATGCCAAATACGCCCGCATTCACAAGCGGTTGATGGAAAAAGGGGATTTAACTGACAGCGAAAGCCAGTTATTTGAAGCTTTGAAAGGACTGAAAGAGGATGCCGACAACCATATCCTTCAAAATGCTAAAATGCTGGAAAATGAAAGTTACATTGAAAAAATGATGATGCGTTTGGTGATCAATCAATTCAAAACAAAAAATCATATCCCTTTGAATACAGAGAAATCCAAATTCATCAATGGTTTGGTGGTAAAAGAATATTTTAACGAATTTCACGGAAGAGCAATATGA
- a CDS encoding SAM-dependent DNA methyltransferase yields the protein MTTVDFQHKTKALIDDLKGVCANYGLGNDGNEFKIITQVFLYKFLNDKFAYEVKKIDESLKNVQKWEDVLKNYGPDDYEMLLMQVSEGTALLHPKHFIAELYHRQDEPNFSQIFDDTLSDIAKINTDIFSVKEDSGAKVILFDRVSEFVSASKRDAFCKAIINKLVNFSFERIFEEKYDFYATIFEYLISDYNKDSGGKYAEYFTPHAVSRIMAACLVNEGVQNVTCYDPSAGSGTLLMNLAHAIGEDKCTIYSQDISQKSSSLLRLNLILNNLVHSIQNIIQGNTIQHPYHRDEYGKLAKFDYIVSNPPFKLDFSDYLNDLDTKENNERFFAGLPNVPKAAKDKMAIYPLFIQHIMYSLTENGKAAIVVPTGFITAQSGIEKKIRQRMVEQKMLAGVVSMPSNIFATTGTNVSILFLDVNNKADVVLLDASKLGTKVKEGKNQKTLLSKEEEKRIIDVFNKKEVEDDFSVVVSYDEIEAKNYSLSAGQYFEVKIEYVDISQEEFEDKLEKIEKNIIELFSNSRILEKEIQENLKLVRYE from the coding sequence ATGACAACAGTAGATTTTCAACATAAAACAAAAGCCCTAATTGACGACCTGAAAGGCGTTTGCGCCAATTATGGCCTGGGTAACGATGGCAATGAATTCAAGATTATAACCCAGGTTTTTCTCTATAAGTTTTTGAACGACAAGTTTGCCTATGAGGTCAAAAAGATTGATGAAAGCCTTAAAAATGTCCAAAAATGGGAAGATGTACTGAAAAATTATGGCCCGGACGATTACGAAATGTTGCTCATGCAGGTGAGTGAAGGAACGGCCCTGTTACATCCCAAACACTTTATCGCTGAACTCTACCACCGGCAGGACGAACCCAATTTTTCGCAAATATTTGACGATACTTTATCGGATATTGCAAAAATCAATACGGATATTTTCTCCGTTAAGGAAGACAGCGGGGCTAAGGTTATTTTGTTTGATCGGGTAAGTGAATTTGTTTCCGCTTCCAAGCGGGATGCTTTCTGTAAGGCCATCATCAATAAACTCGTCAACTTCAGTTTCGAACGTATTTTTGAAGAGAAATACGACTTTTATGCGACCATTTTTGAATACCTGATCTCCGATTATAATAAAGACAGCGGTGGCAAATATGCGGAGTATTTTACCCCTCATGCCGTGTCGCGTATCATGGCAGCCTGTTTGGTCAATGAAGGCGTTCAAAATGTAACCTGCTACGATCCTTCTGCCGGATCAGGGACTTTATTGATGAACCTGGCCCATGCCATTGGGGAAGATAAATGCACCATTTACTCTCAGGATATTTCCCAGAAATCATCGAGTTTATTACGATTGAATCTTATCCTGAATAATCTCGTTCATTCCATTCAAAATATCATCCAGGGTAATACCATCCAACACCCTTATCACCGGGACGAATATGGAAAGCTGGCTAAGTTTGATTATATCGTTTCCAATCCACCCTTTAAGCTGGATTTTAGCGATTACTTAAACGACCTGGACACCAAGGAAAACAACGAACGTTTTTTTGCGGGGTTGCCTAATGTACCTAAGGCGGCCAAAGATAAAATGGCCATTTATCCTTTGTTTATACAACACATCATGTATTCGCTGACGGAAAATGGTAAAGCTGCCATTGTAGTACCCACAGGTTTTATCACCGCACAAAGTGGGATAGAGAAAAAAATCAGACAACGAATGGTCGAACAAAAAATGCTGGCCGGAGTGGTGTCCATGCCGAGCAATATTTTTGCGACGACCGGTACCAATGTGAGTATCCTTTTTTTGGATGTCAACAATAAAGCAGATGTGGTCTTATTGGATGCCTCCAAACTAGGAACGAAAGTGAAAGAGGGGAAAAATCAAAAGACATTATTGAGTAAAGAAGAAGAGAAAAGAATTATTGATGTCTTTAACAAAAAAGAAGTAGAGGATGATTTTTCAGTAGTAGTATCCTATGATGAAATTGAAGCAAAAAATTATTCTTTGAGTGCGGGTCAGTATTTTGAGGTGAAGATTGAGTATGTAGACATTTCCCAGGAGGAGTTTGAGGATAAGCTTGAAAAAATTGAAAAAAATATAATTGAACTTTTTTCAAATTCAAGGATATTGGAAAAGGAAATTCAGGAAAATTTAAAACTGGTTAGATATGAGTGA
- a CDS encoding restriction endonuclease subunit S, whose protein sequence is MSEFPYVYLKELCTVNQGLQIPISKRFKESGENRYFYITVQFLKKSHTEKYYVENPPPSSICYEDDIIVVRTGSTGQILTGINGCFHNNFFKVNYHSEKVLGKYLYYCLTSKEKQNEMKRRSGITTIPDLNHFMFLDMKIPLPKYGEQKNIVKLLDSINSKIALNNQINAELEAMAKLLYDYWFVQFDFPDEHGKPYKSSGGKMVYSEVLRREVPVGWEDGLLDDLGSIIGGSTPSRKEPDNFSDNGIPWITPKDLSLNSSKKFITKGELDVSDKGLNSASLKILPKGTVLLSSRAPIGYMAIARENLTTNQGFKSFVPKKGFSTPFIYYAVKSTMKVIEQNASGSTFKEISGGVLKCISICLPEREIIEKFTKKVDSIFKRQDLLELENQQLAELRDWLLPMLMNGQVKVGE, encoded by the coding sequence ATGAGTGAATTCCCATATGTGTATTTGAAGGAACTATGTACAGTGAACCAAGGACTGCAAATTCCTATTTCAAAACGTTTTAAAGAATCAGGCGAAAATCGTTATTTCTACATTACAGTTCAATTCCTTAAAAAAAGCCATACAGAGAAATATTACGTTGAAAATCCTCCACCGTCTAGCATTTGTTATGAAGATGATATTATTGTAGTTAGAACAGGAAGTACAGGTCAGATATTGACTGGAATCAATGGTTGTTTTCATAATAATTTTTTTAAAGTTAATTACCATAGCGAAAAAGTATTAGGTAAATACTTGTACTACTGTCTAACGTCTAAGGAAAAACAGAATGAAATGAAAAGGAGATCAGGGATTACAACAATCCCCGATTTAAATCATTTCATGTTTTTAGATATGAAAATTCCTCTACCTAAATATGGGGAACAAAAGAACATAGTAAAATTACTTGATAGTATAAATTCAAAAATCGCCCTCAACAATCAAATCAACGCAGAGTTAGAAGCTATGGCGAAGTTGTTGTATGATTATTGGTTTGTGCAGTTTGATTTTCCGGATGAACATGGTAAGCCTTATAAGTCTTCGGGTGGTAAGATGGTGTATAGTGAGGTTTTGAGGAGGGAGGTGCCTGTGGGGTGGGAGGATGGCCTTTTAGATGATTTAGGTTCTATTATTGGAGGAAGTACACCTTCACGAAAGGAACCAGATAATTTTTCTGATAATGGCATTCCGTGGATTACGCCTAAAGATTTATCTTTAAATTCAAGTAAAAAATTTATAACAAAAGGTGAATTAGATGTCAGCGATAAGGGATTAAATTCCGCATCTCTAAAGATTTTACCAAAGGGAACAGTTTTATTAAGTTCTAGAGCTCCAATTGGTTATATGGCGATTGCCAGAGAAAATTTAACTACAAATCAAGGGTTTAAATCATTTGTTCCCAAAAAAGGGTTTTCTACGCCTTTCATTTATTATGCTGTTAAAAGTACCATGAAAGTAATTGAGCAAAATGCATCTGGCTCAACATTTAAAGAAATCTCTGGAGGGGTATTGAAATGCATTTCTATTTGTCTTCCAGAAAGGGAAATTATTGAAAAATTTACTAAAAAAGTTGATTCGATTTTTAAAAGACAAGACCTTCTTGAACTAGAAAACCAACAGCTCGCCGAGTTAAGAGACTGGTTGTTGCCTATGTTGATGAATGGGCAGGTGAAGGTGGGGGAGTGA
- a CDS encoding AAA family ATPase, with protein sequence MKDISELIQSFLKWYQNDTHSDEEDAYKDSITLECIEKLSKEAFIEFFYQFAYDGGKVQSQGYRTASNFKSSIELNYPEFRKRILDVFSPSFDLAEWLSWTEGFKYFGQGLVTIFLNRVNKHQYIIVNTKSIGALNALGFDIKNRKLQDTYFAIHAAEQQLIDEYPELDNFYRVDSFTHFLLGTDEGKALLKKHNQMEFFTQEELESLKKWAKTRCNREENVEHQKAYNQLSELYAKVQYWAQETLAACFPKGKEKTRKSPTNQRSNFEEYQWSKIYPTEKDFNDKWLAFAVSVDIDGFFEVRIDTVGEGDETELRKAYLEYRGEYDNSSPIIQRFTQEEILSGNWEDLIAKSKAVVEEIKDHYDIIKKLIGTDGVEESEEKYRSIDHPLNTIFYGPPGTGKTYHTVLRAAEIIENRVIEDYKEAKKIFNENLHKTIEFITFHQNYSYEDFIQGLRPDVENGDNLIFKKKDGVFKELADTALKNLREFEQPKIVKKPFFEVFNEFIRPMEEGEQEEIEVKMKQVSFHITGVLKNSIEFRKNSGGTGHNLNIHTLEKMYEAESIMEQQGLTSYYTPLLNKLLALGKDQKGKIEKVRKKNYVIIIDEINRANISRVFGELITLIEPDKRSHGDIPLEAVLPSGDKFKVPSNLYIIGTMNTADKSIALLDIALRRRFEFEAMYPQYEINGHDVYDQEILLKINTKIIKSKGHDFQIGHAYFMGENKDLVHRMNKKVIPLLLEYYMNDDNEVRSILTEAGLEVEENSWPLKIKGKRG encoded by the coding sequence ATGAAAGACATATCCGAATTAATTCAATCCTTTCTCAAATGGTATCAAAACGATACGCATAGTGACGAGGAGGATGCTTATAAAGATTCCATTACATTGGAATGCATTGAAAAGCTATCTAAGGAAGCCTTCATAGAATTTTTTTATCAGTTTGCCTATGATGGAGGAAAGGTACAATCGCAGGGGTACCGGACCGCTTCAAATTTCAAATCATCTATAGAGCTCAACTACCCAGAATTCAGAAAAAGGATATTGGATGTTTTTTCTCCTTCTTTCGATCTTGCTGAATGGCTGTCCTGGACGGAAGGGTTTAAATACTTTGGTCAGGGGTTGGTGACCATTTTTTTAAACAGGGTAAATAAACACCAATACATCATTGTAAACACTAAAAGTATCGGTGCTTTGAATGCCCTTGGATTTGACATCAAAAATCGCAAGCTCCAGGACACCTATTTTGCCATCCACGCTGCGGAGCAACAGTTGATAGATGAATACCCAGAATTGGATAATTTTTATCGGGTAGATTCCTTTACTCATTTTTTATTGGGTACTGATGAAGGGAAAGCATTACTTAAAAAACACAATCAGATGGAATTTTTCACACAAGAAGAATTGGAGTCTTTGAAAAAGTGGGCAAAAACCAGATGCAACCGAGAGGAAAATGTTGAGCATCAAAAAGCATATAATCAATTATCGGAATTGTATGCCAAAGTTCAGTATTGGGCTCAAGAAACCCTTGCAGCTTGTTTCCCTAAAGGAAAAGAGAAAACAAGAAAAAGCCCGACTAACCAGAGAAGTAATTTTGAAGAATATCAATGGTCCAAAATTTACCCTACTGAGAAAGATTTTAATGACAAATGGTTAGCTTTTGCCGTTAGTGTTGATATCGATGGTTTTTTTGAGGTAAGAATTGATACAGTCGGGGAGGGAGATGAAACGGAACTAAGAAAAGCTTATTTGGAATATCGAGGCGAGTATGATAATAGTTCACCAATCATCCAACGATTTACACAAGAAGAAATTTTATCAGGCAACTGGGAGGATTTGATTGCAAAAAGTAAAGCAGTTGTTGAGGAGATAAAAGACCATTACGATATAATAAAAAAGCTAATTGGCACAGACGGCGTTGAAGAGTCGGAGGAAAAATACAGGTCGATAGATCATCCCCTTAATACCATTTTTTATGGCCCTCCAGGGACCGGAAAAACCTATCATACGGTCTTAAGGGCCGCTGAAATAATTGAAAACCGGGTTATTGAAGATTACAAGGAAGCCAAAAAGATATTTAATGAAAACCTACATAAAACCATTGAGTTTATCACATTCCATCAAAATTACAGCTACGAGGATTTTATTCAGGGTTTAAGACCGGATGTTGAAAACGGAGACAATTTGATCTTTAAAAAAAAGGATGGCGTTTTTAAGGAATTGGCAGATACGGCATTAAAGAATCTAAGAGAATTCGAACAACCTAAAATTGTCAAAAAACCGTTTTTTGAAGTTTTCAATGAGTTTATCAGACCGATGGAAGAAGGAGAGCAGGAGGAGATTGAAGTAAAGATGAAGCAGGTTTCTTTTCATATTACCGGGGTGTTAAAAAATTCCATCGAATTTCGAAAAAATAGTGGTGGAACGGGCCATAACTTAAACATCCATACCCTTGAGAAAATGTATGAGGCAGAATCCATTATGGAACAGCAAGGACTCACTTCTTATTATACACCATTGCTAAACAAACTTTTAGCCCTTGGAAAGGATCAAAAAGGAAAAATAGAAAAGGTAAGAAAAAAGAACTATGTCATCATTATAGATGAAATAAATAGGGCAAATATTTCTCGTGTGTTTGGGGAGTTGATTACGCTTATAGAGCCAGATAAAAGGTCGCATGGAGACATTCCTTTGGAAGCTGTTTTGCCTTCAGGAGATAAGTTCAAAGTTCCTTCGAATTTGTATATCATTGGAACCATGAATACCGCTGACAAATCCATCGCCCTATTGGATATTGCGTTAAGAAGGCGGTTTGAATTTGAGGCTATGTATCCTCAATATGAAATAAATGGACACGATGTGTATGACCAAGAAATATTACTAAAGATCAATACAAAAATCATCAAATCCAAAGGGCATGATTTTCAAATTGGACATGCCTACTTTATGGGAGAAAATAAGGACCTGGTTCACCGCATGAATAAAAAAGTAATTCCGCTTTTGTTGGAGTATTATATGAATGACGACAATGAAGTGAGATCTATTTTGACCGAGGCCGGATTGGAAGTAGAGGAAAATTCCTGGCCTTTAAAAATAAAAGGAAAACGTGGTTAA